DNA from Candidatus Woesearchaeota archaeon:
TCGAGCCAACTTATGTCCGAGTTAGCTTAAATGCAGGAAAAAAAATGCATCAAGAATTTCATCGTACAAAAAAAATTATTATGGAACTGTCATAAACAATATTCATAATCTTGCAAAATTTAATGAAGAAAAAGGACACCTTACAACACTTGGAGTTAGTTTTCTTATAAACGAACTTAATAGTAAAGATTTAAATCAAATATATGACTCCCTAGAAGAAATATTTGAGTTGGAAGCCAACATAGACTATGTAGCCATAAAACCCGAAATTAATTATCGGGATCCAAAAAATCAACTTAATTTTAATACGATAGAAAAAATAAATGAATATGTGAAAAAAAATGGTGCGAAGATTAAGAATAACTTTCAAACAGAGGTTTTTTACAATTCATTTTTTACTGACAAACTATTTGAATCAACTGAATTAAATTCTCCTTGCACATCTCATGGATGGGTTGCTAATGTTGATTGGCAAGGAAATCTTTCTTTTTGCGTTGAATTTGCAATGGATAAAAAATATATAATAGGTAATTTAGTTACTGATAGTTTTGATGATATCTGGTTTGGTGAAAGAAGAAAAGAATTACATCAAAAGATAAACTCAAACATCTCCTTGT
Protein-coding regions in this window:
- a CDS encoding SPASM domain-containing protein, which produces MEANIDYVAIKPEINYRDPKNQLNFNTIEKINEYVKKNGAKIKNNFQTEVFYNSFFTDKLFESTELNSPCTSHGWVANVDWQGNLSFCVEFAMDKKYIIGNLVTDSFDDIWFGERRKELHQKINSNISLCPQVCRNRVKNHLIDILDTPYSDEDINGIMTKIKKYKENRNEPNHINFL